From a single Lolium rigidum isolate FL_2022 chromosome 7, APGP_CSIRO_Lrig_0.1, whole genome shotgun sequence genomic region:
- the LOC124675976 gene encoding zinc finger CCCH domain-containing protein 50-like, whose translation MGDLPDLAPAQLAGRRDKLAALLELAAADDADAMKDALAGSGADLADEVGLWYGRSKAYEPRTPLMVAATYGSARVLALLLNLTTTVDVSRRPGTDGFTALHCAASGGSRNAVQVVKLLIAAGADPAAPDSAGRLPADVLLAPPASPDALTDLEALLGRRRQPLTVATSGASSPPLSSSPDDEGTPRSPSSRSSSLSPTITIDRAKKEYPVDPTLPDIKSSVYASDEFRMFAFKVRPCSRAYSHDWTECPFVHPGENARRRDPSKHPYTAVPCPSFRRPGGCPSGDNCEYSHGVFESWLHPTQYRTRLCKEGAACARRICFFAHDEDELRHVPHNTGAGLLSPRASSIDMTAAAAALGFLPGSPRHFAPPPGSPSAVNNAAASPAHWMQGSRLRSSFNARDVTADDLLDWESQYLRALCVPPSSRAQPRYTTGLSIRPTAIATSTLEDMYASDMAMSPRFTDQGHSAYSPAHKSAILNKLHQQKGLLAPVNTNRMYSPRSLDPSALVQSPIGGMSPRSPRVMEPTSPLSARFGATQRDMYEQFASLNKQQLPSVGSPRNSNASWGNVGSPMGKVDWGFDGEELNRLRGPEQSGFFAEQEPDVAWGQSPNSKRGGEMLGRAGSIASASTNRPDWNNQSDLFDQTVNGAWLEQLNMDQK comes from the coding sequence ATGGGAGACCTCCCCGATCTCGCGCCTGCCCAGCTCGCCGGCCGCCGGGACAAGCTGGCGGCGCTGCTCGAGCTGGCCGCGGCGGACGACGCCGACGCGATGAAGGACGCGCTGGCTGGGTCCGGCGCGGACCTAGCCGATGAGGTCGGGCTCTGGTACGGCCGGAGCAAGGCGTACGAGCCGCGCACGCCGCTCATGGTGGCGGCCACCTACGGCAGCGCGCGGGTGCTCGCGCTGCTGCTCAACCTCACCACCACCGTCGACGTATCCCGCCGCCCCGGCACCGACGGCTTCACCGCGCTCCACTGCGCGGCGTCCGGCGGCTCCCGCAACGCCGTCCAGGTCGTCAAGCTGCTCATCGCGGCCGGCGCCGACCCGGCCGCCCCGGACTCCGCCGGCCGCCTCCCCGCCGACGTCCTCCTCGCGCCTCCCGCTTCCCCAGACGCCCTAACCGACCTCGAGGCGctcctcggccgccgccgccagcccctcACCGTGGCCACCTCCGGCGCGTCCTCCCCGCcgctctcctcctcgccggacGACGAGGGCACCCCCCGGTCCCCGTCCTCGCGTTCGTCCTCACTCTCCCCCACCATCACCATCGACCGCGCCAAGAAGGAGTACCCGGTGGACCCGACGCTGCCGGACATCAAGAGCAGCGTCTACGCCTCGGACGAGTTCCGCATGTTCGCATTCAAGGTGCGCCCCTGCTCCCGCGCCTACTCGCACGACTGGACCGAGTGCCCCTTCGTGCACCCGGGGGAGaacgcgcgccgccgcgacccCAGCAAGCACCCCTACACCGCGGTGCCCTGCCCCAGCTTCCGCCGCCCCGGGGGCTGCCCCAGCGGCGACAACTGCGAGTACTCGCACGGCGTCTTCGAGAGCTGGCTCCACCCCACGCAGTACCGCACCAGGCTCTGCAAGGAGGGGGCCGCCTGCGCCCGCCGCATCTGCTTCTTCGCGCACGACGAAGATGAGCTCCGCCATGTGCCGCACAATACCGGCGCCGGCCTGCTCTCTCCCCGTGCTTCATCTATTGACATGACTGCTGCTGCCGCTGCGCTTGGGTTCCTCCCAGGATCTCCCAGGCACTTTGCGCCGCCTCCTGGGTCACCGTCTGCTGTCAACAACGCCGCAGCTAGCCCTGCGCACTGGATGCAAGGCAGCAGGCTGCGTTCTTCTTTCAATGCGAGGGATGTGACCGCCGACGACCTCCTCGACTGGGAATCGCAGTATCTGCGGGCACTCTGCGTCCCACCCAGCAGCCGCGCGCAGCCCCGCTACACTACTGGCCTTAGCATCAGGCCAACAGCAATTGCCACCTCCACTCTCGAGGACATGTATGCTTCTGACATGGCAATGTCGCCAAGGTTCACTGACCAAGGACACTCCGCCTACTCGCCCGCCCACAAATCAGCCATCCTTAACAAGCTCCATCAGCAGAAGGGTCTCCTTGCACCTGTCAACACCAACAGAATGTACTCACCGAGGTCTCTTGATCCTTCAGCTCTTGTCCAGTCTCCAATTGGCGGCATGTCTCCTCGCTCCCCTCGGGTTATGGAGCCAACGTCCCCACTTAGTGCCCGTTTCGGAGCCACACAGCGTGACATGTACGAGCAGTTTGCTTCTCTGAACAAGCAGCAGCTGCCATCCGTGGGTTCGCCACGGAATTCTAATGCTTCATGGGGCAATGTGGGTTCTCCCATGGGTAAGGTGGACTGGGGTTTCGACGGTGAGGAGCTCAATCGCTTAAGAGGCCCTGAACAATCAGGGTTTTTTGCAGAACAGGAGCCAGATGTGGCATGGGGGCAGTCACCAAACAGCAAGAGGGGTGGTGAAATGCTGGGTAGGGCAGGCAGTATAGCTTCTGCATCGACAAACAGGCCTGACTGGAACAATCAGTCTGATTTGTTTGATCAGACAGTAAATGGTGCTTGGCTTGAGCAGCTGAACATGGATCAGAAGTGA
- the LOC124675949 gene encoding HVA22-like protein k translates to MAALLAPAISGEVGLRLLLAPLSSNIVVRTASCAVGIGLPVYSTYRAIEKKDQAEKERLLLYWAAYGSFSIVEVFADKLISSVPLYYHAKFAILVWLQFPSNGGSKHVYRRYLRPFFRKHQGKIDRILNILSKELTKFVSNHEDEIRFVENMAVRGATTASYIVNGLDQPGQSEEVNVTEDRDSIPTEEADTPRGETRA, encoded by the exons ATGGCTGCTCTTCTGGCGCCCGCCATCTCCGGCGAG GTGGGTCTACGGCTTTTACTGGCCCCATTAAGCTCTAATATTGTTGTCCGCACTGCCAG TTGCGCAGTGGGCATTGGTCTGCCTGTATACTCAACTTACAGGGCTATAGAAAAGAAAGATCAAGCTGAGAAAGAACGGTTGCTCCTTTACTGGGCAG CATATGGATCCTTTAGCATTGTGGAAGTCTTTGCCGATAAGCTTATTTCAAG TGTTCCTCTCTATTACCATGCGAAATTTGCTATCCTTGTGTGGCTCCAGTTTCCTTCAAATGGT GGATCAAAGCATGTGTACAGAAGATACTTGCGCCCGTTTTTCCGGAAGCACCAAGGAAAAATTGATAGAATTCTGAATATTTTGTCCAAGGAACTT ACGAAGTTTGTGAGCAACCATGAGGATGAAATTCGTTTTGTTGAGAACATGGCTGTCAGGGGTGCTACAACAG CAAGTTATATAGTAAATGGCCTTGACCAGCCTGGACAATCAGAGGAAGTTAACGTCACTGAAGACCGGGATTCAATTCCAACGGAGGAGGCTGACACACCTAGAGGCGAAACTCGAGCTTGA